Proteins from a genomic interval of Toxoplasma gondii ME49 chromosome Ia, whole genome shotgun sequence:
- a CDS encoding intraflagellar transport 80 family protein (encoded by transcript TGME49_293890) — translation MSIRPCTAKSVIAWNWGLKTEAGLVTLRSEECQPAYIDDLQQPCCFAKQGFRHACLVQSSQIQVVNYDTKCTVCALKPHDGSWTPSTLNSTLVAVSPDVLCLVDAQDPYLVRVFDILTGSAIASPPAHSIGIKEISLSQQENTLSRKLAILDDAGDLLLSPLHSPCWKKLNKFPVQSFAWDEITDTLASISNSTVVCWLVPAAAFLSGDLLEESQITKETGDQNLGSQIVAFQNGYLTMQRPDGAMLQVAVAPFANAVFEQVAKLRWDRAIRLCRLLKVNSFWGYLAAMALSHRELGTAEVAFAALGSMATVHQLQRIQSLNHPIRRAAEIALLCHQTDEAVHILVKHGLVYRALEILMEVHRWQEALHLAVASKLHVDTVVAHRKKFLDGFGLSETDSKFKAALQAIEIDWPAIHAKIQRETEEEEKEATVAALPAQSKGD, via the exons ATGAGCATAAGACCATGTACTGCGAAATCTGTGATAGCGTGGAACTGGGGACTCAAAACAGAAGCTGGCCTGGTGACGTTAAGATCA GAAGAATGCCAACCTGCGTACATCGATGACCTTCAGCAGCCCTGCTGCTTTGCAAAGCAGGGATTCCGTCATGCTTGCCTGGTGCAGTCGTCTCAGATCCAA GTTGTGAATTATGATACAAAGTGCACTGTGTGCGCTCTCAAACCACATGACGGTTCGTGGACACCCAGCACCCTCAATTCGACCCTCGTCGCGGTCTCTCCTGACGTCCTTTGCCTT GTTGACGCCCAGGATCCGTATCTGGTTCGCGTGTTCGACATTCTGACAGGTTCGGCGATAGCTAGCCCACCTGCGCACTCCATTGGAATTAAAGAG ATCAGCCTCAGCCAGCAAGAGAACACTCTATCGCGCAAGCTGGCGATTCTCGATGACGCCGGTGATCTGCtactttctcctctccacag CCCGTGCTGGAAAAAACTCAATAAGTTTCCCGTGCAGTCCTTCGCTTGGGACGAGATTACTGACACGCTTGCTTCTATCTCCAACAGCACGGTTGTTTGCTGGCTCGTTCCAGCTGCCGCCTTCCTTAGTGGGGACCTCCTTGAGGAGAGCCAG ATCACCAAGGAAACAGGCGACCAGAACCTCGGGAGTCAAATCGTCGCCTTCCAGAACGGTTACCTGACTATGCAAAGACCGGACGGGGCTATGCTTCAGGTTGCTGTTGCACCGTTCGCTAACGCAGTATTTGAACAGGTTGCCAAGCTTCGTTG GGATCGCGCCATCAGGCTTTGCCGGTTACTGAAAGTCAATTCATTCTGGGGTTACCTTGCTGCTATGGCACTTTCACACAG AGAACTCGGCACTGCAGAGGTTGCGTTCGCGGCTCTTGGGAGCATGGCCACTGTTCACCAGCTTCAGCGTATCCAGAGTCTCAATCACCCGATCCGAAGAGCTGCCGAAATAGCGCTTCTTTGTCACCAGACAGATGAGGCCGTCCACATCCTTGTGAAACATGGACTCGTGTACCGCGCCCTAGAAATACTTATGGAAGTCCACCGATGGCAG GAGGCTCTGCATCTGGCAGTTGCCAGCAAGTTACACGTCGACACGGTTGTCGCCCACAGAAAAAAATTTCTAGATGGTTTTGGTCTCTCTGAAACAGACTCAAAGTTCAAGGCAGCCCTTCAG GCAATTGAGATCGATTGGCCAGCTATCCATGCGAAGAttcagagggagacagaggaggaagagaaggaagcaactGTCGCAGCACTTCCGGCGCAAAGTAAGGGTGATTGA
- a CDS encoding sporozoite protein with an altered thrombospondin repeat SPATR (encoded by transcript TGME49_293900): MEVSRSHRWPLGSSPHSSSPALCWSCVSRFSRSICRRGGRFPPLYFSRSSFLLRVLPLVLYSLVSGPSPVSLSFSPSAFSCFSPPFPLTVAAESPSDAAGDASSSLPDGEPLDSTSETAASESEKRSEDKTQLTEEQMKEKARKAAEAAAAATAKALELGVSVPPLVTASAGGSDILSTHSAASDAADAADRTASGFAADPDKSAVVRADDMRYQSNPENSTDGEHASSEEEEKPIPVDGGDCIIFAAEEGDRDSCSCPEGFVLCNWQDVQMIQRRLARIERAARAAAVRVLLLHLDKLPAEELETAPASRSPSAKESNSASEADAKVGGELRGSSSASGDQATDDSRKEEGATDEAETRLEAMLPTDLAEFVKQTAKAAMSLHAPGWVKTLCDDDARTGFKSYGVQIDYEVEAICKDEGTKDAPAVDFIYELNTYVPLSRLRKLQEKDSSWTPRHCLVADFYLCKRLPHKRKKVNCEMSGWSEWSPECVNGTQMRKNRITRSGQHGGRACVWDGKQPVHAEVTELRSCNQPSS; this comes from the exons ATGGAGGTTTCAAGAAGTCACCGGTGGCCTCTTGGCTCTTCACCACACTCTTCATCTCCCGCTCTCTGTTGGTCGTgcgtttcgcgtttctcgcgctccATCTGCAGGAGAGGCGGCCGGTTTCCCCCTCTCTATTTCTcccgttcttccttccttcttcgcgttcttccccTTGTATTATACTCCCTGGTCTCAGGTCCGtcccctgtttctctctctttctctccatctgccttttcctgtttctcgcctccgtTCCCTCTCACTGTCGCCGCTGAGAGCCCCTCGGATGCCGCTGGCgacgcttcgtcttcgttgcCCGACGGCGAGCCTCTTGACTCAACGAGTGAGACTGCGGCGAGCGAGTCGGAAAAACGTTCAGAGGACAAAACGCAGCTCACGGAAGAGcagatgaaggagaaagcaagaaaagCGGCCGAagcggctgcagctgctACCGCGAAGGCGCTGGAactcggcgtctctgtgcCGCCTCTGGTCACGGCGTCGGCGGGCGGATCTGATATTCTTTCGACGCACTCGGCAGCATCCGACGCCGCTGACGCAGCTGACCGCACAGCATCTGGTTTTGCTGCGGATCCTGACAAATCCGCAGTCGTGAGAGCGGACGACATGCGTTATCAGAGCAATCCAGAAAACTCAACGGACGGAGAGCACGCAAGCtccgaagaggaggaaaaaccGATTCCTGTCGATGGGGGAGACTGCATCATCTTTGctgcggaagaaggcgacagagacag CTGCTCTTGCCCAGAGGGGTTCGTTCTGTGCAACTGGCAAGATGTCCAGATGATTCAGAGGCGCCTCGCACGCATCGAGAGGGCAGCCAGAGCTGCGGCAGTTCGtgtgcttcttctgcatctggACAAATTGCCAGCAGAGGAACTGGAAACGGCTCCAGCCTCCAGGTCCCCTTCCGCAAAGGAGAGCAACTCTGCGTCTGAAGCCGACGCCAAAGTGGGCGGCGAACTACGGGGAAGCTCGAGCGCTTCTGGAGACCAAGCGACGGACGACTCgcgaaaagaggaaggcgcgacagacgaggcggagacgcgtcTCGAGGCGATGCTGCCGACGGACTTGGCCGAGTTCGTGAAACAGACTGCAAAGGCAGCCATGAGCCTCCATGCGCCGGGCTGGGTAAAAACTTTGTGTGACGACGACGCGAGAACAGGATTCAAATCCTACGGAGTCCAGATCGATTACGAAGTCGAAGCGATCTGCAAGGATGAAGGAACGAAGGATGCGCCTGCTGTCGACTTCATCTACGAGCTCA ACACCTACgtgcctctttctcgtcttcgcaaGCTCCAGGAGAAGGACAGCAGCTGGACGCCTCGGCACTGCTTAGTTGCAGACTTCTACTTGTGCAAGCGGCTCCCtcacaagaggaagaaa GTGAACTGCGAGATGTCCGGCTGGAGTGAGTGGTCGCCGGAGTGCGTCAACGGGACGCAAATGCGGAAAAACCGAATTACTCGGAGCG gaCAGCATGGCGGCCGCGCGTGCGTCTGGGACGGGAAGCAACCTGTCCACGCGGAGGTGACGGAGCTCCGATCTTGCAATCAGCCTTCGTCTTAA
- a CDS encoding yrdC domain-containing protein (encoded by transcript TGME49_294010), giving the protein MRLALSFCQLGRRIRSILISFCHFSLLEVPSFTRLPQDPMARHPEAPAGEAQPSSPSSCPSPLPSSLDHILFTSCPPVLVFRAPPRASSSEEQKAFSQSLLDSPSVKLLPSAPSLLRLFHRAAPSSSSSPPSSSSSSSPSSSSSSSPSSSPTSSPSSSSSSSPSSPSSSSPFATLSQLRELSVHPLFEALGAYFRRGGLVAFPTETVYGLGAAATLPHACSRVFRCKKRPASDPLICHVVSVQQAFEQVYDLDEGETEEAARGESLSLQEKRDLRVLIATLADAFWPGPLSIVAKGKILEDRRDGKGVALAVTAGTRFVAARCPNHPYALSLIAAAGVPIVAPSANRFGRISPTRASHVINQFADSPTEAISSLSSLSSLCSSSLVSAEGDCATREEGSVGNGAETRDSKKRRVGTVGERKFLTKTELSTHLAEHPDGDEMVLLDGAEEDCCCLGIESTVIKVSPPGRDSKEKVYDIQVLRRGVISAGMIAETLEAVARRPCPSLSAASGLSTSFPAFCVRVSEKLQYHLSLENRLSPLPASPLSTDECSAAQPRSSSRGEATLGDCGVSRRAASETSERESEEQTTETREQTEGRQLPTSSLHALEKSLAKTAGDVDTPMESPGLALTHYAPCLPCMLIVSRERGMASSTGGEHEGCGETSRTREVDEVDAATETPVGGIDGAAAVVIDADRSLYPLKRQFLKYISIVSPVGDGGGETAAGAETEAANGESPDTTAREADEDEEERWTRLAQIAAGNVFAALHEAEAAGLQLGASAILINASPLLKGREHGLAVFDRLFRAASGKTAAMLSAGSASPSGAVRFVPLS; this is encoded by the exons ATGCGGTTAGCTCTCAGTTTTTGTCAACTTGGCCGTCGTATTCGCTCCATTTTAATCTCATTTTgtcatttctctctcctcgaagTTCCATCATTTACTCGCCTTCCGCAGGACCCAATGGCGCGCCACCCGGAGGCTCCGGCGGGAGAGGCCCAgccgtcctcgccttcgtcttgcCCTTcacctctcccctcttctttaGACCATattctcttcacttcttgTCCTCcagttctcgtttttcgcgctccacctcgcgcttcttcttccgaaGAACAAAAAGCATTTTCCCAGTCTCTCCTGGACTCGCCCTCGGTTAAACTCCtcccttctgctccttctctcctccgacTCTTCCACCGCgccgctccttcttcttcttcttctcctccatcttcctcttcttcctcctctccatcttcctcttcttcctcctctccatcttcctctccaacttcctctccatcttcctcttcttcttcctctccatcttccccttcttcttcctctccctttgcAACTCTTTCTCAGCTTCGtgagctgtctgtacacccgcTGTTCGAGGCTCTGGGTGCGTACTTCCGTCGCGGCGGTCTCGTGGCGTTCCCGACAGAGACGGTGTATGGACTCGGCGCCGCTGCGACTCTTCctcacgcatgcagccgcgtTTTTCGCTGCAAAAAGCGGCCAGCTTCCGACCCTCTGATTTGCCATGTTGTTTCCGTTCAGCAGGCCTTTGAGCAGGTGTACGACCTCGACGAAGGGGAGACCGAGGAGGCCGCGCGAGGGGAGAGCCTCTCGCTGCAAGAAAAGCGCGATTTGAGAGTGCTGATTGCGACACTCGCAGACGCCTTCTGGCCAGGACCTCTCTCAATCGTCGCGAAAGGAAAAATTCTGGAGGACAGACGCGACGGGAAgggcgtcgctctcgccgtcACTGCAGGGACGCGGTTCGTCGCGGCGCG GTGTCCGAACCATCCGTACGCCCTGAGTCTCATCGCAGCTGCTGGCGTCCCCATCGTCGCGCCTTCTGCGAACCGCTTCGGAAGGATAAGCCCAACGCGAGCCTCTCACGTTATCAACCAGTTCGCGGATTCTCCCACAGAGGCaatttcttctctgtcttctctctcttctctctgttcttcgtctctggtTTCGGCTGAAGGCGACTGTgcaacgagagaggaaggctcTGTCGGGAACGgagcagaaacgcgcgactcgaagaagaggagagtgGGAACCGttggagagaggaagtttCTTACGAAGACAGAGCTTTCAACGCATCTTGCTGAGCACCCGGACGGCGACGAAATGGTCCTCCTAGAtggcgcagaagaagactgcTGTTGTCTCGGCATTGAGTCGACTGTGATCAAAGTTTCTCCTCCAGGTCGCGActcgaaggagaaggtgTACGACATCCAGGTTCTGCGGCGCGGCGTGATATCGGCAGGCATGATTGCGGAGACACTCGAAGCTGTCGCTCGGCGGCCTTGCCCTTCGCTCTCCGCAGCATCAggtctctccacttctttccCTGCGTTCTGTGTGCGGGTCTCTGAGAAACTCCAGTACCACCTGAGTCTGGAGAACcgcctttctccacttccggcttcgcctctctctacGGATGAATGTTCAGCCGCGCAGCCGCGCTCAAGCTccagaggcgaagcgacgCTCGGAGACTGCGGCGTTTCAAGAAGAGCCGCGTCAGAGACctctgagagagagagcgaagagcagACAACGGAGACGCGGGAACAAACGGAGGGACGTCAACTCCCGACTTCgtcgttgcatgcgctcgaAAAGAGTCTGGCGAAGACTGCGGGGGATGTCGACACACCCATGGAGAGTCCGGGGCTTGCCCTCACCCACTACGCGCCCTGTCTCCCATGCATGTTGATCGTTTCGCGCGAGCGCGGAATGGCGAGCTCGACAGGTGGAGAGCACGAGGGATGCGGAGAAACCAGCAGGACGCGGGAGGTCGACGAGGTCGACGCGGCGACAGAGACTCCCGTTGGAGGAATTGACGGCGCCGCGGCCGTCGTGATCGACGCAGACCGGTCGCTGTACCCTCTGAAAAGACAATTTCTCAAGTATATCTCGATTGTATCTCCGGTCGGCgacggaggaggcgagacggcAGCAGGAGCCGAGACCGAGGCGGCGAATGGCGAGTCTCCAGACACCACCGCGCGGGAGGCGGatgaggacgaagaggagaggtgGACGAGGCTCGCGCAGATCGCCGCAGGGAACGTCTTTGCTGCGCTTCATGAAGCAGAAGCTGCGGGACTCCAGTTGGGAGCGTCAGCGATTTTAATAAACGCCTCACCTCTTTTGAAAGGACGGGAACACGGTCTTGCGGTCTTCGACAGGCTGTTCAG AGCGGCTTCAGGAAAAACTGCGGCAATGCTGAGCGCTGGAagcgcctcgccttctggaGCTGTGCGattcgttcctctttcttga